The following are from one region of the Entelurus aequoreus isolate RoL-2023_Sb linkage group LG17, RoL_Eaeq_v1.1, whole genome shotgun sequence genome:
- the LOC133632951 gene encoding Rieske domain-containing protein, with the protein MSSEEETSSSPRPSPSSHFIGKRDDIIGRGRVTKLVNGCRDVLVIHHQGEFHAMDMRCYHAGGALAHGDIEEFNGRACIVCPWHKYKITLAEGEGLYQAVDNPTVKPLRTRWRSKGVKQRVHKVTLVDKDVYVTLNDSQEAVESDYYQTERYRTNLCKVQAKKVH; encoded by the exons ATGTCCTCTGAGGAGGAGACTTCCTCATCTCCTCGTCCTTCACCTTCATCTCACTTCATCGGGAAGAGGGACGACATCATCGGACGCGGCCGCGTGACCAAGCTAGTGAACGGGTGCCGAGACGTGCTGGTCATCCaccaccagggggagttccacgCCATGGACATGCGTTGTTACC ATGCGGGTGGTGCATTAGCGCATGGAGACATTGAG GAGTTCAACGGCCGGGCGTGTATCGTATGTCCGTGGCACAAGTACAAGATAACGCTGGCGGAAGGCGAAGGGCTGTATCAGGCCGTGGACAACCCGACGGTCAAACCCCTGAGGACACGCTGGCGCTCCAAAGGCGTCAAGCAGAGGGTCCACAAGGTCACCTTGGTGGACAAGGACGTGTACGTCACGCTGAACGACTCCCAGGAGGCCGTGGAGTCGGATTACTACCAGACGGAGCGATACAGGACTAACTTATGCAAGGTTCAGGCCAAAAAAGTCCACTGA